A single Brassica rapa cultivar Chiifu-401-42 chromosome A04, CAAS_Brap_v3.01, whole genome shotgun sequence DNA region contains:
- the LOC117133535 gene encoding E3 ubiquitin-protein ligase hrd-1-like: protein SICINLVNQIQRLAIDESSETKTCTGRYPSPSYFAQINLDFHDYDFSPSYLFSLIDYHLLSPHTSDLITQKMAYCAIQHIGKPYRMFVDVVTTENVFVTGTCSHQKEEEEEDEEKESTCAICLEDMLNDEKMKLVFPCSHRFHLRCIAEWLQTSNSCPLCRQILI from the coding sequence AGTATTTGCATCAATCTTGTAAACCAAATCCAGAGATTAGCCATCGACGAATCGTCAGAAACAAAGACTTGTACTGGACGTTACCCATCTCCGAGTTATTTCGCTCAAATCAATTTGGATTTCCACGACTACGACTTTAGTCCGTCATATCTGTTCTCGCTCATCGATTATCACCTCCTTTCTCCTCATACATCTGATCTTATCACCCAGAAGATGGCCTATTGTGCGATTCAACACATAGGAAAACCTTATCGCATGTTCGTTGACGTGGTTACTACCGAAAACGTGTTCGTCACGGGAACGTGTTCTCATCaaaaagaggaggaggaagaagacgaagaaaaaGAGTCGACCTGTGCCATATGCTTAGAGGACATGTTGAATGATGAAAAGATGAAACTGGTGTTTCCTTGTTCGCATCGGTTTCATCTTAGATGTATCGCCGAGTGGTTACAGACCAGTAACTCTTGCCCTCTCTGCCGTCAAATTTTAATCTAG
- the LOC117133776 gene encoding RING-H2 finger protein ATL60-like, with product MKTVPRDVKVHIDVSVSLSTRSYLNTACINLFHKLQRHVVDESDGTINCIGLYPAPPLPVPHICLNLYKDKTSSQDLLSRLDSHLHNPYLSRQIVEKMAEQAARNNGFLLEPYLMAVNVVLVQDVFHKIPVSCLPGKEETLKKETTCAICLEDLWTNKQLKLPHCSHQFHFRCISKWLQSRNSCPLCREIVFVKSDFE from the coding sequence ATGAAGACGGTTCCACGAGATGTTAAAGTACATATAGATGTGAGTGTGTCGTTGAGCACTAGAAGCTACCTCAATACAGCTTGCATCAATCTCTTCCACAAACTCCAGAGACATGTCGTTGACGAATCTGATGGAACCATCAATTGTATTGGACTTTACCCCGCGCCTCCTCTTCCCGTCCCTCATATCTGCTTGAATCTCTATAAAGACAAAACCAGTTCACAAGATCTTCTTTCTCGTCTCGATTCCCATCTCCATAATCCTTACTTGTCTCGTCAGATCGTCGAGAAGATGGCTGAACAAGCGGCTCGGAACAACGGGTTTCTACTAGAACCTTACCTCATGGCCGTTAACGTTGTTTTGGTCCAAGACGTGTTCCACAAGATTCCTGTTTCTTGTCTTCCTGGAAAAGAAGAGACCCTAAAGAAAGAAACGACATGTGCCATCTGTTTGGAGGATTTGTGGACTAACAAACAGCTGAAATTGCCACATTGTTCGCATCAGTTTCACTTTAGATGTATCAGCAAGTGGTTACAGAGTCGCAACTCTTGCCCTCTCTGCCGTGAAATTGTGTTCGTAAAGAGTGATTTTGAGTAA
- the LOC117133777 gene encoding uncharacterized protein LOC117133777 isoform X1, whose translation MRFRKGSRVEVLTLKESPYGAWRTAEILSGNGHTYIVRYYSFGFAKDETLEERVARKMIRPCPPLIDVYRWESGELVEVLDHVFWKPATVLKELSGRYYAVRLLGSASVELTVHKVNLRGRQSWRDERWGLIEKVSCSVKSSTLTGSYVNQKKLKPRERSVVSIRLVKRPSPCESAESCTGTPKKMRLTEGGAATCCQMVRVRTKRFSDDACSVGSCSPIRYDESTSFLDGGSSQDADSYTSDAESSKGCRQEVRRSCRPELSTYRSTLGKLFAQGPLNWDQEASLTDLRLSLNISNDEHLMEIRNLTSSAGTSLQCGISCYILFFSKRVLIVMICIGNRVEESMYGNSNPYCDVLLLIVSLIFFCYTFGILNYEMLQYICFNISHVLRIEFFFWSSFIDLRFRFCWISYLYFHYYWLDYGTSLHFFRNSAADLASRDLYSDALGLPIRAKHEAPSYSNT comes from the exons atgagattcagaaaagGAAGCAGAGTTGAGGTTTTAACCCTCAAAGAGTCCCCTTATGGCGCGTGGCGAACGGCTGAGATTCTTTCAGGCAATGGTCACACGTACATCGTTCGATACTACTCGTTCGGGTTTGCAAAAGACGAGACATTGGAGGAGAGAGTTGCGAGGAAGATGATCAGGCCGTGTCCTCCGCTAATCGATGTATACAGGTGGGAATCTGGCGAACTAGTTGAGGTTCTTGATCATGTTTTCTGGAAACCCGCTACTGTCCTCAAGGAGTTGTCGGGACGATACTATGCTGTTCGGTTACTTGGTTCCGCCTCGGTGGAGCTTACGGTTCATAAAGTTAACCTCAGGGGTAGACAATCTTGGCGAGATGAAAGATGGGGTCTGATCGAAAAGGTGTCTTGTTCTGTGAAGTCCTCTACGTTGACTGGTTCTTATGTAAACCAGAAGAAGCTTAAGCCACGTGAGAGGAGTGTTGTTTCTATAAGACTGGTGAAGAGACCTTCACCCTGTGAGTCTGCTGAATCTTGCACGGGAACTCCTAAGAAGATGAGATTGACGGAAGGAGGTGCTGCTACTTGCTGTCAAATGGTGAGGGTAAGAACAAAAAGGTTTAGTGATGATGCATGCTCGGTTGGTAGTTGTAGCCCTATTAGATATGATGAGTCAACTTCTTTTCTAGATGGTGGTTCTAGCCAAGACGCAGACTCTTATACTAGTGATGCAGAATCTTCAAAAGGATGCAGACAAGAAGTGAGGAGGTCCTGTAGGCCTGAACTGTCCACGTACCGGAGTACACTGGGGAAGTTATTTGCTCAAGGACCGCTTAACTGGGATCAGGAAGCATCACTAACGGATCTCCGACTTTCTCTGAATATATCAAATGATGAACATTTGATGGAGATAAGAAACCTAACGTCTTCTGCTG GTACTTCCCTGCAATGTGGAATCAGCTGTTACATATTGTTCTTTTCCAAGAGGGTTCTTATAGTGATGATCTGTATAGGCAACAGAGTGGAAGAAAGTATGTATGGAAACTCCAATCCTTATTGTgatgttcttcttcttatagtcagcttaattttcttttgttatactTTTGGGATATTGAACTACGAAATGTTACAGTATATATGCTTTAACATAAGTCATGTTTTGAggattgagttttttttttggtcgtcTTTCATTGATTTACGCTTTAGATTCTGTTGGATAAGCTATTTGTATTTTCATTATTATTGGTTGGATTATGGAACTTCCCTACATTTTTTCAGGAACAGTGCTGCAGATCTTGCTTCTAGAGATCTTTACTCAGATGCATTGGGTTTACCTATCCGTGCAAAACACGAGGCCCCTTCTTACTCAAATACATAA
- the LOC117133777 gene encoding uncharacterized protein LOC117133777 isoform X2, whose amino-acid sequence MRFRKGSRVEVLTLKESPYGAWRTAEILSGNGHTYIVRYYSFGFAKDETLEERVARKMIRPCPPLIDVYRWESGELVEVLDHVFWKPATVLKELSGRYYAVRLLGSASVELTVHKVNLRGRQSWRDERWGLIEKVSCSVKSSTLTGSYVNQKKLKPRERSVVSIRLVKRPSPCESAESCTGTPKKMRLTEGGAATCCQMVRVRTKRFSDDACSVGSCSPIRYDESTSFLDGGSSQDADSYTSDAESSKGCRQEVRRSCRPELSTYRSTLGKLFAQGPLNWDQEASLTDLRLSLNISNDEHLMEIRNLTSSAGTSLQCGISCYILFFSKRVLIVMICIGNRVEERTVLQILLLEIFTQMHWVYLSVQNTRPLLTQIHKLNCTVFFLFGYSKLICCRYCWINSVHRHLVCSCSKEEIHGLVG is encoded by the exons atgagattcagaaaagGAAGCAGAGTTGAGGTTTTAACCCTCAAAGAGTCCCCTTATGGCGCGTGGCGAACGGCTGAGATTCTTTCAGGCAATGGTCACACGTACATCGTTCGATACTACTCGTTCGGGTTTGCAAAAGACGAGACATTGGAGGAGAGAGTTGCGAGGAAGATGATCAGGCCGTGTCCTCCGCTAATCGATGTATACAGGTGGGAATCTGGCGAACTAGTTGAGGTTCTTGATCATGTTTTCTGGAAACCCGCTACTGTCCTCAAGGAGTTGTCGGGACGATACTATGCTGTTCGGTTACTTGGTTCCGCCTCGGTGGAGCTTACGGTTCATAAAGTTAACCTCAGGGGTAGACAATCTTGGCGAGATGAAAGATGGGGTCTGATCGAAAAGGTGTCTTGTTCTGTGAAGTCCTCTACGTTGACTGGTTCTTATGTAAACCAGAAGAAGCTTAAGCCACGTGAGAGGAGTGTTGTTTCTATAAGACTGGTGAAGAGACCTTCACCCTGTGAGTCTGCTGAATCTTGCACGGGAACTCCTAAGAAGATGAGATTGACGGAAGGAGGTGCTGCTACTTGCTGTCAAATGGTGAGGGTAAGAACAAAAAGGTTTAGTGATGATGCATGCTCGGTTGGTAGTTGTAGCCCTATTAGATATGATGAGTCAACTTCTTTTCTAGATGGTGGTTCTAGCCAAGACGCAGACTCTTATACTAGTGATGCAGAATCTTCAAAAGGATGCAGACAAGAAGTGAGGAGGTCCTGTAGGCCTGAACTGTCCACGTACCGGAGTACACTGGGGAAGTTATTTGCTCAAGGACCGCTTAACTGGGATCAGGAAGCATCACTAACGGATCTCCGACTTTCTCTGAATATATCAAATGATGAACATTTGATGGAGATAAGAAACCTAACGTCTTCTGCTG GTACTTCCCTGCAATGTGGAATCAGCTGTTACATATTGTTCTTTTCCAAGAGGGTTCTTATAGTGATGATCTGTATAGGCAACAGAGTGGAAGAAA GAACAGTGCTGCAGATCTTGCTTCTAGAGATCTTTACTCAGATGCATTGGGTTTACCTATCCGTGCAAAACACGAGGCCCCTTCTTACTCAAATACATAAGTTAAATTGTAccgtcttttttctttttggttattCCAAACTGATCTGTTGCAGGTATTGTTGGATCAACTCTGTTCACAGGCACTTGGTATGTTCCTGTTCTAAGGAGGAAATTCACGGTCTGGTTGGATAA
- the LOC103864674 gene encoding E3 ubiquitin-protein ligase hrd-1-like, whose product METTLVSIDVDGTPVPHHPSARNSICINLVNQIQRLAIDESSETKTCTGRYPSPSYFAQINLDFHDYDFSPSYLFSLIDYHLLSPHTSDLITQKMAYCAIQHIGKPYRMFVDVVTTENVFVTGTCSHQKEEEEEDEEKESTCAICLEDMLNDEKMKLVFPCSHRFHLRCIAEWLQTSNSCPLCRQILI is encoded by the coding sequence atggagACTACtttagtatcgatcgatgtcgacggAACCCCTGTTCCTCATCACCCCTCTGCACGCAATAGTATTTGCATCAATCTTGTAAACCAAATCCAGAGATTAGCCATCGACGAATCGTCAGAAACAAAGACTTGTACTGGACGTTACCCATCTCCGAGTTATTTCGCTCAAATCAATTTGGATTTCCACGACTACGACTTTAGTCCGTCATATCTGTTCTCGCTCATCGATTATCACCTCCTTTCTCCTCATACATCTGATCTTATCACCCAGAAGATGGCCTATTGTGCGATTCAACACATAGGAAAACCTTATCGCATGTTCGTTGACGTGGTTACTACCGAAAACGTGTTCGTCACGGGAACGTGTTCTCATCaaaaagaggaggaggaagaagacgaagaaaaaGAGTCGACCTGTGCCATATGCTTAGAGGACATGTTGAATGATGAAAAGATGAAACTGGTGTTTCCTTGTTCGCATCGGTTTCATCTTAGATGTATCGCCGAGTGGTTACAGACCAGTAACTCTTGCCCTCTCTGCCGTCAAATTTTAATCTAG